Below is a window of Procambarus clarkii isolate CNS0578487 chromosome 43, FALCON_Pclarkii_2.0, whole genome shotgun sequence DNA.
TAACATAACGGTACACACCAGTGGTACAGTCACAGGGTACACTAACATAACGGTACACACCAGTGGTACAGTCACAGGGTACACTAACATAACGGTACACACCAGTGGTACAGTCACAGGGTACACTAACATAACGGTACACACCAGTGGTACAGTCACAGGGTACACTAACATAACGGTACACACCAGTGGTACAGTCACAGGGTACACTAACATAACGGTACACACCAGTGGTACAGTCACAGGGTACACTAACATAACGGTACCCACCAGTGGTACAGTCACAGGGTACACTAACATAACGGTACACACCAGTGGTACAGTCACAGGGTACACTAACATAACGGTACACACCAGTGGTACAGTCACAGGGTACACTAACATAACGGTACACACCAGTGGTACAGTCACAGGGTACACTAACATAACGGTACACACCAGTGGTACAGTCACAGGGTACACTAACATAACGGTACACACCAGTGGTACAGTCACAGGGTACACTAACATAACGGTACACACCAGTGGTACAGTCACAGGGTACACTAACATAACGGTACACACCAGTGGTACAGTCACAGGGTACACTAACATAACGGTACACACCAGTGGTACAGTCACAGGGTACACTAACATAACGGTACACACCAGTGGTACAGTCACAGGGTACACTAACATAACGGTACACACCAGTGGTACAGTCACAGGGTACACTAACATAACGGTACCCACCAGTGGTACAGTCACAGGGTACAATAACATAACGGTACCCACCAGTGGTACAGTCACAGGGTACACTAACATAACGGTACCCACCAGTGGTACAGTCACAGGGTACACTAACATAACGGTACACACCAGTGGTACAGTCACAGGGTACACTAACATAACGGTACCCACCAGTGGTACAGTCACAGGGTACACTAACATAACGGTACCCACCAGTGGTACAGTCACAGGGTACACTAACATAACGGTACACCTGATATAGGTATATGAGGTTCTTGTTACTGAtccagaatatcaactcctcgtGTAGACCAGTTTTTCTCAATACTTTCCGTCAAGTGACATCAATGTCGACCCCACATACACTACCGCGACTTTACTTACTTACATACTTATTTACTCACTTACAGATTACTACGCAAGGTGAGATGGAAGTAGAGTGGTCCCCACCCAGGTCATATCAACTCTCAACCACACTACCCTGGAAATAAACTTTTCATTCCACTGAGATTCAGTAGTGAGTAGTCTGGGAAAGTTGAAAATACCAGTTGGGCAGCGGTTATAGATGCTTCTGGAATCTTTCCCTATTAAGGCTACTCATAGCCAAGTCGATAGAGCTTCTATTTTACGCTCGTGGGATCGGCGGTTCAAGTCTCCAAGTGCCCaggtgaaataaatatatatcacatttcataaaataataaaaaagtaaGGGGTGGTTGGAAAAGAAAATACTCAAGTATTCGGAGAGAATCTAACAATTACTTCTCTGAAACACCAATTATTCTCTTCTCTGAGGATAGGGGTCCTCACAACTGCCCTCGTGGCTGTATCTCCACTAAGTTTCAGTGAATACATTTAACATCTGACCTTCGAGTTGGATTAAATCAGATACTTATATTTGTTAAAATGTTTATACAAATCATTTAATCAGAACTAAACAAAAACTATAAATGAAAGACTCGCTGACCTCCGCTCAACACAACAAACAGTTGAGCGTCGAGGCAGCCTTGGTAGTTAGGACACCTTATTGCTTCTCTTCCAGCAGTTAGAGCACCTCCTACCAACAATATCCCGCATGGTTGTGGGAAGGTTGTGGGAAGGTTGTGGGAAGGTTGTGGGAAGGTTGTGGGATGGTTGTGGGAAGGTTGTGGGAAGGTTGTGGGATGGTTGTGGGAAGGTTGTGGGAAGGTTGTGGGATGGTTGTGGGGACGTTGTGGGAAGGTTGTGGGCTGGTTGTGGGAAGATTGTGGGATGGTTGCGGGAAGGTTGTGGGaaggttgtggggaggttgtaggGAGGTTGTTGGAAGGTTGTGGGAAGGTTATGGGAAGGTTTTGGGAAGGTTGTGGGAAGGTTATGGGAAGGTTGTGGGAAGGTTGTGGGAAGGTTGTGGAAACGTTGTGGGAAGGTTGTGGAAACGTTGGGGGAAGGTTGTGGGCTGGTTGTGGGAAGGTTGTGGAAACGTTGTGGGCAGGTTGTGGGAAGGTTGTGGAAACGTTGTGGGAAGGTTGTGGAAACGTTGTGGGAAGGTTGTGGAAACGTTGTGGGAAGGTTGTGGGCTGGTTGTGGGAAGGTTGTGGAAACGTTGTGGGAAGGTTATGAGAAGGTTGTGGAAACGTTGTGGGAAGGTTGTGGAAACGTTGTGGGAAGGTTATGAGAAGGTTGTGGAAAGGTTGTGGGAAGGTTGTGGAAACGTTGTGGGAAGGTTATGAGAAGGTTGTGGAAAGGTTGTAGGCACGGCTGATAGGACAAATGTCGGTGTGTGCTGCATGAGGACATTCGACAATTCCTGAATAAGTTTTGATCAGATACGAAACTAATGTTGTTTTTCCAGGAAAGATTAGGTAAGACTcctaacttgataactgaacttggGTTCGAACTAGAGAACCATGCAGGCAAAAAGCACCCAAGTCAAGACCCACAGCacatggttatcttcttgaggttatcttgagatgatttcggggctttagtgtccccgcggcccggtcctcgaccaggcctccacccctaggaagcagcccgtgacagctgactaacacataggtacctattttactgctaggtaacaggagcatagggtgaaagaaactctgcccattgtttctcgccggcgcctgggatcgaacccaggaccacaggatcacaagtccaggggtgctgtccgctcggccgaccggctcccttggtatGGGGAACAGGTAACCCACATCCGGTTACAATAACAAGCCGACACACGCCGGACAGACAACACCGATTTCCAACACAAAAACCCAAATTTTGCACCATCAGCAGGCAACACCGGTGTAGGCAACACCGGTGTTGGCAACGGGGCAAAGCAACAAAAACAATAGCATTGATACTCCCCCGAGGCCACAAAACCCGAACAAatgacagacaaacacacacacgatgaGGCTGAGGGCGGGAAAGTCACAAGGTTAACACAAGAGCCCCGAGGGAGGGAAGGATAGCATCAGGGgggctgacggctgagtggacaacgctcgggattcatagtcctaaggttccgggttcgatccccggcgggaggcggaaacaaatgaggtggcttccacaacttcctttACTACATTTGTGTTGTGTCCGAGTATTTCCTTACTTTATCGACCCCCGTTTGTGTTTCCATATTACACCTTTGTCCGCTTGTTCTCTTTGTTTTAATTAAAAGACGTCGTCCTTATCCACATCGTTATTTTCTCCTCGATATCTTACATGTTGTGAACATATCCCTCTGCTCGTTTTCTCCTCTAAGGTAATGAGAGTTACCTTGCTGAACCTCTATTGGTACCTTAGCTCTCTTTATTTCAGATTCTGTCCTAATCTTGTTTGAAACCTGTGTACTTTTTTAAAGTTTAGCTGTGGTCTTGACAGGGTCTGGGGTTCCAAGCCGGTGCCAGGTATTCTAGGCAGTCTTGAAAAAGAGCTCACATTCAGCTTTTAAATGTCGTTTTAATGGTCGCCAGCTTTtcacatgctgctgatgttaccccGTTTATGTGTGCCTCAAATGACGGAATTATATAAACTCATATAAACTTATAAAaacttatataatatatttaatatatttatatatatataatatattttttatatttgtattatatttttatattttttattatatttttatttattatatatttatttatatttttatattatatttttatttatatatattatattttatatataatatattttatatatattatatatatttatatatatatattaatatatataatatatttatatatagacttatataaactcatatatatatatatatatatatatatcaacttgTTTAAACCAACTCGCTTATACCGACACGCTTTTCTGGGCTCATTCCCATCATCTCGCTTGTCTGTTTTTTGCAGGGATTAAGCTCCTGGGACCCACCTCCCACGAAGTACTAATCGATTGGTATGGCGCctcataatccccccccccccccaaggaaggGCGGGATGATATATAGGATACGGGATGGTCACAAGGATAGGTTCATGCTAGCCCTAGGATAGGTTGAGGTTGTCGTTGGGACTCATTATCATTACGATAGAGGATAGATAGACGATAGATTACGATAGAGGATAGAGGAGAGGGGATAGAATGGAAGGTAAATAGGAAGATCAGGAATAGGGGGAAAATGGAAAAGGAATATGAGGCGTGGGAAGGAGAAAAATATACTGAAGGAGGAATTAATGGGACAGGATGGGATAGATGGGacaggggtgaaggggggggggggtattgcctTCTCTAGGCAACATATTTTCTACGTCACCCGTCTCGGACGTCACCCGTTTGGGACGTCACCCGTCTCGGACGTCACCCGTTTGGGACGTCACCCGTCTGGGACGTCACCCGTCTGGGACGTCACCCGTCTCGGACGTCACCCGTTTGGGACGTCACCCGTCTGGGACGTCACCCGTCTGGGACGTCACCCGTCTGGGACGTCACCCGTCTGGGACGTCACCCGTCTGGGACGTCACCCGTCTGGGACGTCACCCGTCTGGGACGTCACCCGTCTCGGACGTCACCCGTCTCGGACGTCACCCGTCTGGGACGTCACCCGTCTGGGACGTCACCCGTCTGGGACGTCACCCGTCTGGGACGTCACCCGTCTGGGACGTCACCCGTCTGGGACGTCACCCGTCTGGGACGTCACCCGTCTGGGACGTCACCCGTCATGTGTTGTCACCTGTGACTTCATTGCCTCATGAATAATGGGGAAATCTTAGATTAACTGAGTGACTGGATGGTCTACTGACTGGTAGCTTCACCAGCTGTGCGACTGACCTCATtatggctgactggctgactgacctTGACCAACTGACATGTCTTCAACTGCCGAGAAATTTGCAGAATCTGCCAGCAGGAGACTTGATTTTCTAGCGTATTGTGACCTAATCATAGCTGCCAGTGTGTcagtgtctgcctgtctgccaccAGTCAATATAGCACACACTTGGTCCCTCCCTGTCTGTCAGTCTGCCGTGGAGGTAACTAGCTCGTCCGCCCCTAACCGCACAGACCCGCCCGCTCACTGGCGGTTGCGATCATCAAAGCCTTTCACTCAGGAAATTGCTAAAGAAAATGCCGGATAATCAGAGATAATGGAAGCATCCTTGAGGGCTCTCCAACACACAACCAGTGACCTGCGTCCACCTGTTAGGTTCATCATACAGAAATTGACCCGGTTGGTCcttccccatatatatatatatatatataaatatatatatatatatatatatatataaatatatatatatatatatatatatatatatatatatatatatatatatatatatatatatatgtcgtacctagtagccagaacgcacttctcagcctactatgcaaggcccgatttgcttaataagccaagttttcatgaattaatgttttttcgacaacctaacctacctaacctaacctaactttttcggctacctaacctaacctaacctataaagataggttaggttaggttaggtagggttggttaggttcggtcatatatctacgttaattttaactccaatacaaaaaaattgacctcatacataatgaaatgggtagctttatcatttcataagaaaaaaattataaaaaatataataattcaggaaaacttggcttattaggcaaatcaggccttgcatagtaggctgagaagtgcgttctggctactaggtacgacatatatatatatatatatatatatatatatatatatatatatatatatatatatatatatatatatatatatatatatatatatatatatatatatatatatataacaatgaaaataacaattctccaaaattcattttttatattattgttagcgtttcgtaagggcttcttacattctcaaaggcttctttacacttaacactacacttatgaacTTCAATTTTATGATACAATTGATGCACTGTGTATAAAACATTTGACATATCCCTCTCGCTTTTTATTGGTTTGGGAgaggtgggtacatgagaatggaagtaactgcagagggcctattggcccatacgatgcattgaagtgggtagaatatagttgtgcattaattggctgttgattgcagcAATCAACAGAAAGTTTAGGCCTATCTAGTCAAACACGAAAATAAATTAGGGAAATTTCCAAAGGAATATCATTACATTTGTCCAAGTAGTGAGAGAATCAGCTATcaggaaatattaaaataaattaaagtgAGGTCACTAGcagacagaaaagttaggagagacatgattaccacgtaCAAAATACTTAGGGAAATCGATAGAGGAGACAACGACAGATAATTCAGAACTTGTGATAGTCCAAGAAGGGAACACTGGAGGAAACTTGAGTACCCAGATCACCTACAGAGACATTACAAAGATGTCCACCACGAGCGCCGTAGTGAACAAATGGTACACActgtggtgtggtctgtggtgtggtcTATGGTGTGGTCTATGGTATGGTCtatggtgtggtctgtggtgtggtctatggtgtggtctgtggtgtggtcTATGGTGTGGTCTATGGTATGGTCtatggtgtggtctgtggtgtggtctatggtgtggtctgtggtgtggtcTATGGTGTGGTCTATGGTATGGTCtatggtgtggtctgtggtgtggtctatggtgtggtctgtggtgtggtcTATGGTGTGGTCTATGGTATGGTCTATGGTGTGGTCTATGGTATGGTCTATGGTGTGGTCTATGGTATGGTCtatggtgtggtctgtggtgtggtctatggtgtggtctgtggtgtggtcTATGGTGTGGTCTATGGTATGGTCtatggtgtggtctgtggtgtggtctatggtgtggtctgtggtgtggtcTATGGTGTGGTCTATGGTATGGTCtatggtgtggtctgtggtgtggtcTATGGTGTGGTCTATGGTATGGTCtatggtgtggtctgtggtgtggtctatggtgtggtctgtggtgtggtcTATGGTGTGGTCTATGGTATGGTCTATGGTGTGGTCTATGCAGGCTCCCAACACCTcctaataggttcaggaaccatGCAAACGAGTTAATACTGAACATGGAGTCGGATCccaagaaccgaagctcaacccccgctaagcacaactaggtgaaaacggaTACCCAAAAATATccacaaacacacaaaaaaattaaaGGTTATTTGTAAACTAATCTTCCTTTGGAACTATTCATCTCTTACTCATGGTAATGAGTGTAAACCACTTTCACAATTAAATTAGAGTTTTTAGGtattaaattaacctaaaaatgtgttgAATACCCCCCTTAGAGGCGCTTACAAATACCCACAGacgaaataaaaataattattaccGCAAACCCCGCAAATTACCCTACAATAAATtaacacaaaatatattattgggCGTCAGTAATGTAAACAGTTAAGCCAAGTGTCAAAAGCCAGCAGTTTACTACTGCACGTAAAGCGGTGTGAGAAACAGTCTACGGACATACTCACCCACGTTTCACTCTGACATTCACACTGGCTTCAGCCGTCAGCAAACTCAAGATTTATTAGTAAAAAAGACAAATCCGGATCATCCaccgtgaaaagctcagtccccagCGGCGCTGGTTCTCGTCCTCATATCAGACATGGTCAAGGGTACAAGCTACACTACTCTATCAtcatttgcagaggaaattaggATTGTCGTGCAAGCAGACAGTATAGAGCTCATGTACCAACCTTGTGGACGTTCCGGGAATCaatggccccgcggcccggtcaggctttacggttggtcgtctggtcaaccaggctgttagacgcggctgctcgcagcctgacgtatgaatcacagcctggttgatcaggtacactttggaggtgtttatcaagtactctcttgaacactgtgaggggtcgaccagttatggcccttgtgtgtagtggaagcgtgttgaacagtctcgggcctctgatgttgatagagttctctcttgaacactgtgaggggtcggccagttatgtcccttgtgtagtggaagcgtgttgaacagtctcgggcctctgatgttgatagttctctcttgaacactgtgaggggtcggccagttatgccccttatgtgtagtggaagcgtgttgaacagtctcgggcctctgatgttgatagttctctcttgaacactgtgaggggtcggccagttatgtcccttgtgtgtagtggaagcgtgttgaacagtctcgggcctctgatgttgatagttctctcttgaacactgtgaggggtcgaccagttatggcccttgtgtgtagtggaagcgtgttgaacagtctcgggcctctgatgttgatagagttctctcttgaacactgtgaggggtcggccagttatgtcccttatgtgtagtggaagcgtgttgaacagtctcgggcctctgatgttgatagagttctctcttgaacactgtgaggggtcggccagttatgccccttgtgtgtagtggaagcgtgttgaacagtctcgggcctctgatgttgatagagttctctcttgaacactgtgaggggtcggccagttatgccccttgtgtgtagtggaagcgtgttgaacagtctcgggcctctgatgttgatagttctctcttgaacactgtgaggggtcggccagttatgtcccttgtgtgtagtggaagcgtgttgaacagtctcgggcctctgatgttgatagttctctcttgaacactgtgaggggtcggccagttatgtcccttatgtgtagtggaagcgtgttgaacagtctcgggcctctgatgttgatagttctctcttgaacactgtgaggggtcggccagttatgtcccttatgtgtagtggaagcgtgttgaacagtctcgggcctctgatgttgatagttctctcttgaacactgtgaggggtcgaccagttatgtcccttgtgtgtagtggaagcgtgttgaacagtctcgggcctctgatgttgatagttctctctcagagtacctgttgcacctctgctcttcaacgggggtattctgcacatcctgccatgcctcctggtctcatgtgctgttatttctgggTTTAAATTTGAGACCAGCCCCTttaatatcttccacgtgtaaattattatgtatctctctcgccttCGCTCTAGAGAATACATTGAGAACTTTGTGGTGACCTCAATAACTCTCCAGAGAGTTATAGGCCTGAAGCTCAGGACCAAAcccttgttaggccccatttagattatacaattCAGTTTGGTCTCAGTGTTGCATGACGCGTACAGAACACAAAGTTAATCCCAAGAATTGGAAACCTTCattgagagagaaaaaaaaatcgtaatttgtatTCTCTTGGAAAGTCGAAAAGTAATATGTGACATACATTAACATTTAACAGAACACGAGACAACAGATATAAGTAGGATACATtttgattcaggaaagacctgggtaaatactagcaTGGAAATAGGGTTGAAGATTTATGGACAAAAATTATCAGGCATCATAAACAGCCTGGGGATTGCTgggttgtttcaagtgtaggttatacacacacacacacacacacacacacacacacacacacacacacacacacaaacatataaataatata
It encodes the following:
- the LOC138373687 gene encoding A-kinase anchor protein 5-like — translated: MSHNNVAEEVLGACIDHTIDHTIDHTIDHTTDHTIDHTTDHTIDHTIDHTIDHTTDHTIDHTIDHTIDHTTDHTIDHTTDHTIDHTIDHTIDHTTDHTIDHTTDHTIDHTIDHTIDHTIDHTIDHTIDHTIDHTTDHTIDHTTDHTIDHTIDHTIDHTTDHTIDHTTDHTIDHTIDHTIDHTTDHTIDHTTDHTIDHTIDHTIDHTTDHTTVCTICSLRRSWWTSL